The Streptomyces hundungensis genome contains the following window.
GCTTCCTCGGCGTCCTCACCCCGGCCCGGCTGCACGAGGCGCTGCGCCGGTCCATCGACGCGGACGCCCAGGCCGTGCCCCGTACCGAGGTGACGGTCGAATCGGTCAGCTCGCGCTGAAGCGCGCGGGCCCGCGCCCGGCCGGTCAGTTCGCGCTGAGCCGCCCGCTGATCCACTCCAGGGTCGGCGGGATCTCGCGGCGCCAGGTGTTGAAGTTGTGGCCGCCGCTGTCCAGGGTGATCGAGGAGACGCGTCCGGGCGCCTTGACCTTCTTGATGAAGGACTGGGTCGGCTTGTAGTTCTCCTCGCCCGACAGCGAGCTGGTGACCAGGAAGGACGACGGGGCGGGCTTGATGTGGTCCAGGCTCCACAGCAGGTTGGCGCGGTTGCGCTCGTGCTTGTCGCCGTGGAAGAGGTCACCGGTCGTCGGGTCGTCCGCCGCGTCGTAGTACGCCGAGAGGCCCGCGCTCGCCGCGAACCTCTCGGGGTGGTGCATGCCGATCTTCAGGGCGCAGTAGCCGCCGGTCGAATTGCCGATGAAGCCCCAGTTCGCGGGCTTGGTGCCGACGCGGTAGTTCGCCGATATCGCGTCCGGCACGTCCTTGGCGAAGAACGTCTCGGTCTGCGGACCGCCGGGTATGTCGACGCACTCGGTGTCCCGCTGGCCCGCCACCGTGGGGCGCATCATCACCAGGATCATCGGCTGCATCTTCTTCTGCTTGGCCTGCGCCCAGGCCGTCTTCGGATACCGCAGGCCCTTGAGCAGGTTCTCGGCCGTGCCCGGGTATCCGGTCAGCACGATCGAGGCGGGAAACGTCTTGTGCTCGTACGCCTTCTGGAAGTACTCGGGCGGCAGATAGACATAGGCGGGGCTGGTTATCTTCGATTTCTCACCGCCCAGCACG
Protein-coding sequences here:
- a CDS encoding alpha/beta hydrolase; the encoded protein is MGLTSNKVLALAAFLAVVLFAVTIWLWPRLARRSWKAVTGRIGLLLATQLAIFASVGLAANNSFLFYGSWADLFGQEQDLGTVVDHSAGGKNIKVVGVQKPDTPGAGKPQLGGEIQKIVLGGEKSKITSPAYVYLPPEYFQKAYEHKTFPASIVLTGYPGTAENLLKGLRYPKTAWAQAKQKKMQPMILVMMRPTVAGQRDTECVDIPGGPQTETFFAKDVPDAISANYRVGTKPANWGFIGNSTGGYCALKIGMHHPERFAASAGLSAYYDAADDPTTGDLFHGDKHERNRANLLWSLDHIKPAPSSFLVTSSLSGEENYKPTQSFIKKVKAPGRVSSITLDSGGHNFNTWRREIPPTLEWISGRLSAN